A window of the Ipomoea triloba cultivar NCNSP0323 chromosome 14, ASM357664v1 genome harbors these coding sequences:
- the LOC116003949 gene encoding protein rpi-1-like — MDSSDLTIKEITRTTRRQKTTKAILNSQVAESSQPQPAQIPEENEEDQGQNEQDSDEQNKEKGSKRINDRETSGKKKRIGKRKATTEQTERDEDEEGGDDERKGKTKTGKRKATTEQTEGDEVEEGGDDGKKKEKILEN; from the coding sequence ATGGATAGTAGTGATCTTACCATCAAAGAAATTACACGGACCACCAGACgacaaaaaacaacaaaagctATACTAAATTCACAGGTTGCTGAATCATCACAGCCACAGCCAGCACAAATACCAGAGGAAAATGAAGAGGATCAAGGTCAGAATGAACAGGATAGCGATGAACAAAATAAGGAGAAGGGATCAAAGAGAATAAATGATAGGGAGActagtgggaaaaaaaaaagaattggaaAGAGGAAAGCAACAACTGAGCAAACAGAAAGAGATGAAGACGAAGAAGGAGGAGATGAtgagagaaaaggaaaaacaaaaactgGAAAGAGGAAAGCAACAACTGAGCAAACAGAAGGAGATGAAGTAGAAGAAGGAGGAGatgatggaaaaaaaaaagagaaaatactTGAAAACTGA
- the LOC116005303 gene encoding agmatine coumaroyltransferase-2-like, producing MNVKIESKRIVKPLYEGNPPLTTSHVPLSVFDKVTFDAHIAIIYAYRPPTPPNSTILLGLRKTLAVYREWAGRLEKDEKGNPIILLNDKGVKFVEASSDTTLDKIMPLKPSASLLNLHPSLNGVVELIQVQLTRFKCGSLVIGFTSHHLIADGHSTSDFLIAWGKMCRGITIQPLPLNDRTIFVPRNPPKIEYNHVGAEYMPKQIMKNDPFQNNNDMNFLEDIVVHKVHFTFDFLAKLKAKASAMNDGARPYSTFESLVAHLWRAITKARNLGGFETTHIRISVDGRARLNPKIPNEYFGNLVLWAFPTAKVKDLLREPLPYAAKLIHDAVSKVNNNYFRSFIDFANSKVVTEKDGLVPTADMDKHILCPNLEVDSWLRFPFYDLDFGTGCPYIFMPTFFPTEGMMFLLPSFIGDGSIDAFIPLFQDNLATFQHNCYSLD from the coding sequence ATGAACGTTAAGATAGAAAGCAAGAGAATCGTCAAGCCTTTGTATGAAGGCAATCCTCCATTGACGACAAGCCATGTCCCTCTTAGTGTGTTTGATAAGGTCACCTTTGATGCTCATATTGCTATTATTTATGCGTATCGGCCACCCACCCCTCCAAATAGCACCATCTTGTTGGGGCTCAGAAAAACGCTTGCAGTATATAGGGAGTGGGCGGGGAGATTGGAAAAAGACGAGAAGGGTAACccaattattttgttgaatgACAAAGGTGTGAAGTTTGTAGAGGCATCAAGCGACACTACCCTTgacaagataatgcctttaaagCCATCTGCGTCATTGCTCAACCTTCACCCTAGCCTTAACGGGGTGGTCGAGCTTATCCAAGTCCAGCTAACGCGTTTCAAGTGCGGTTCTCTAGTGATTGGGTTCACCTCTCACCACCTCATTGCTGATGGTCACTCCACCAGTGATTTCTTAATTGCATGGGGCAAAATGTGCCGTGGCATCACGATTCAGCCCTTACCATTAAATGACCGCACTATTTTTGTCCCGAGAAATCCGCCCAAAATTGAGTACAACCACGTCGGAGCCGAATACATGCCGAAACAAATAATGAAAAACGACCCTTTCCAAAACAACAACGACATGAATTTCTTGGAAGACATCGTGGTTCACAAAGTCCACTTCACCTTCGACTTCCTAGCTAAGCTCAAGGCCAAGGCCTCTGCCATGAACGATGGCGCCAGGCCATACAGCACCTTCGAAAGCCTCGTGGCGCATCTATGGCGGGCCATAACCAAGGCAAGAAACCTCGGAGGCTTCGAAACTACCCACATTAGAATCTCTGTTGACGGTCGTGCACGCCTTAACCCCAAAATCCCCAACGAATACTTCGGCAACTTAGTCCTCTGGGCATTCCCAACCGCCAAGGTTAAAGACTTGTTGCGCGAGCCTCTTCCATACGCAGCTAAGCTCATCCACGACGCCGTTTCGAAGGTCAACAACAACTACTTCAGATCGTTCATAGATTTCGCGAATTCCAAGGTGGTTACCGAGAAAGACGGCCTTGTTCCAACCGCTGACATGGATAAGCACATTCTTTGCCCTAACCTGGAAGTTGATAGCTGGCTAAGGTTCCCATTCTACGACTTAGATTTTGGAACTGGGTGTCCATACATCTTCATGCCGACATTTTTCCCGACAGAAGGGATGATGTTTCTCCTTCCTTCTTTCATTGGAGATGGAAGCATTGATGCTTTTATTCCTTTGTTCCAAGACAACTTGGCTACCTTCCAGCACAATTGTTATTCTCTTGactaa